In Silene latifolia isolate original U9 population chromosome X, ASM4854445v1, whole genome shotgun sequence, the following proteins share a genomic window:
- the LOC141619803 gene encoding uncharacterized protein LOC141619803 has product MGWLYAHGAMSTKDKLILYGLEVEDSCFLCAQTAESIDHLLCAYVYSRKLIQEMSQRMQIIFPVTDLLGWCTQRKGTKLQKGVQVALLWGIVYSIWQQRNKSRMEGVLLRPEGVANQVIEEVKARLRGRDFRVLTKTDLDWLQNKKLCVIDDQ; this is encoded by the coding sequence ATGGGGTGGCTGTATGCACATGGAGCTATGAGTACTAAGGATAAACTGATTTTGTATGGTCTGGAGGTTGAGGATAGCTGCTTTCTGTGTGCACAGACTGCTGAAAGCATTGATCACCTGTTGTGTGCCTATGTTTACAGTAGGAAGCTCATACAGGAAATGAGCCAGAGGATGCAGATAATTTTCCCTGTCACTGATCTGCTAGGTTGGTGCACTCAGAGAAAAGGTACGAAGCTGCAGAAGGGGGTGCAGGTTGCTCTACTATGGGGGATAGTGTATAGCATATGGCAACAGAGGAATAAAAGCAGAATGGAGGGGGTGCTGCTAAGGCCAGAAGGAGTAGCTAATCAAGTCATTGAGGAGGTTAAGGCAAGGCTCCGTGGAAGAGATTTCAGAGTTCTTACTAAGACGGATTTAGATTGGCTACAAAATAAGAAATTATGTGTAATTGATGATCAGTGA
- the LOC141619804 gene encoding uncharacterized protein LOC141619804, translating to MGMKDKVTSSGHYLFDNKPMIVKPWTRDMEMTKDDVKSVPAWVQILKLPLKFWGKGLPKIVGLIRKFIKCDAATEERTRLGYARVMVELMVDHELPAHIAFKDEKVLIIRVDIEYEWRPIKCKKCQGMGHEMEHCRKGNQEYMVTGFVTPCKRLVRMHRQEGDRSEYSGDTFGAHYYKEILTSPSKLNGTDTGVGLFGLLETKIKSKSFNRTVNIFNNWCISTNNGYHNNGRIWILWDPKLFRIQFVEYNAQLIHMKVEALVSRSVFFLTMIYAFNGIQDRTPLWDHLWRFDGQVDGLWAMAGDFNCVLSASERVGGNTPNAEIEPFRTCVADCEVVDISATGSLFTWNNKQQLVDRIYSRLDRFMINKSWSDNFPDLYSNFRHEALNREKYSDIEQSTSLLQKRVAALQELIGNDPSNMALISGEAEATKSLRDLYVARDNFMAQKAKIRWLQ from the exons ATGGGAATGAAAGACAAAGTCACGAGTTCAGGGCATTATCTATTTGACAACAAACCAATGATTGTTAAGCCTTGGACTAGGGACATGGAGATGACAAAGGATGATGTGAAATCTGTTCCTGCTTGGGTTCAAATCCTTAAACTCCCTCTGAAATTTTGGGGCAAGGGGTTACCTAAAATAGTTGGCTTAATTAGAAAATTCATTAAATGTGATGCAGCCACTGAGGAGAGGACAAGGCTGGGGTATGCTCGTGTAATGGTAGAACTAATGGTGGACCACGAGCTGCCTGCACATATTGCTTTTAAAGATGAAAAAGTTCTGATCATAAGGGTTGATATAGAGTATGAGTGGAGACCTATTAAGTGTAAGAAATGCCAGGGCATGGGGCATGAGATGGAGCACTGTAGAAAAGGAAATCAGGAATAT ATGGTGACTGGGTTTGTGACTCCATGTAAAAGATTAGTCAGAATGCATAGGCAGGAAGGAGACAGGAGTGAATATAGTGGTGATACTTTTGGAGCTCATTATTATAAAGAAATATTGACATCTCCTTCAAAATTGAATGGTACTGATACTG GAGTTGGTTTATTTGGTTtgttagaaacaaaaataaaaagcaaGTCTTTCAATAGAACTGTAAATATTTTTAATAATTGGTGCATTTCAACAAATAATGGGTACCACAATAATGGGAGAATCTGGATTCTTTGGGACCCTAAGTTATTCAGAATTCAGTTTGTTGAATACAATGCTCAATTAATCCATATGAAGGTTGAAGCATTGGTGAGTAGAAGTGTTTTCTTCTTAACCATGATCTATGCTTTTAATGGTATTCAAGATAGGACCCCTCTATGGGATCAtctatggaggtttgatggtcaAGTGGATGGCCTTTGGGCTATGGCAGGTGACTTCAATTGTGTGCTGTCAGCTTCTGAGAGAGTAGGAGGCAATACTCCTAATGCAGAGATTGAACCATTTAGAACATGTGTTGCAGACTGTGAAGTAGTGGACATTTCTGCTACAGGCTCATTGTTCACCTGGAATAATAAGCAACAGCTTGTTGATAGGATTTACAGTAGGCTTGATAGATTTATGATCAATAAATCTTGGAGTGATAATTTTCCAGATTTATATTCTAATTTCCGCCATGAGG CCTTGAATAGAGAGAAGTATAGTGATATTGAGCAATCTACCTCTTTGTTGCAGAAAAGAGTAGCTGCATTGCAGGAATTGATAGGGAACGACCCTTCAAATATGGCCCTTATATCTGGGGAGGCTGAGGCTACCAAAAGTTTAAGGGATCTGTATGTGGCAAGGGACAACTTTATGGCTCAAAAAGCAAAGATTCGGTGGCTGCAGTAG